In Flavobacterium lacustre, a genomic segment contains:
- the ribH gene encoding 6,7-dimethyl-8-ribityllumazine synthase, whose product MATVNKNLSEYDKNTVPDARNFRFGIVVSEWNEIITEGLFDGAIQTLQENQVPSQNIIRWNVPGSFELIYGAKKMLQTQNVDAVIVIGCVIQGQTKHFDFVCEGVTQGIKDLNVQTDVPVIFCVLTDNTLQQSIDRSGGIHGNKGTEAAIAAIKMAYIRQQASLSHQIDNQHLLSSGALQIENLPLQLEE is encoded by the coding sequence ATGGCTACCGTAAATAAAAACTTATCTGAGTACGATAAAAATACCGTTCCAGATGCCAGAAATTTTCGTTTTGGAATTGTCGTTTCGGAGTGGAACGAAATCATAACAGAAGGCCTTTTTGATGGTGCAATTCAAACACTTCAGGAAAATCAAGTTCCTTCGCAAAACATTATTCGTTGGAATGTTCCAGGAAGTTTTGAGTTAATTTATGGCGCTAAGAAAATGTTGCAAACGCAAAATGTAGATGCTGTAATCGTTATTGGTTGTGTGATTCAAGGGCAAACAAAACATTTTGATTTTGTTTGTGAAGGCGTTACTCAAGGTATTAAGGATTTGAATGTACAAACGGATGTTCCGGTTATTTTTTGTGTTTTGACAGATAATACATTGCAACAATCGATTGACCGAAGTGGAGGAATTCACGGAAATAAAGGAACTGAAGCGGCTATTGCAGCTATAAAAATGGCTTATATTCGTCAGCAGGCTTCTTTATCACATCAAATAGATAATCAACATTTATTATCATCAGGCGCTTTACAAATCGAAAACCTGCCTTTGCAATTAGAAGAATAA
- a CDS encoding thioredoxin domain-containing protein encodes MKLYSIYFAILSFVMISCNGQTPKSIQKTDAVSFSKKIQETENPQILDVRTPEEFASEHIDKAENVNWLSDSFAIKAAKFDKSKPVFVYCKSGGRSQKASAKLAELGFTTIYELEGGILKWDAAGLSKPSEKIIGMSSQEYEKLLHSDKKVLIDFYAEWCAPCKKMTPYLLKMQKDLADKVVIIRLDADKNKTLMAEMKISELPTLLLYENKEIKWQHSGYISEEDLKKQL; translated from the coding sequence ATGAAACTATATTCTATATACTTCGCAATACTATCGTTTGTGATGATATCCTGCAACGGGCAGACGCCAAAAAGCATTCAAAAAACAGATGCTGTATCGTTTTCAAAAAAAATACAGGAAACAGAAAACCCACAAATTCTAGATGTTCGTACACCCGAAGAATTTGCATCGGAACATATTGATAAAGCCGAAAATGTGAATTGGCTTAGCGATAGTTTTGCCATAAAAGCAGCAAAATTCGACAAATCAAAACCCGTATTTGTGTACTGTAAAAGCGGTGGAAGAAGTCAAAAAGCATCAGCAAAACTAGCCGAATTAGGATTCACCACCATCTACGAATTAGAAGGCGGAATACTAAAATGGGATGCCGCAGGATTGTCTAAACCCAGTGAAAAAATCATTGGAATGTCAAGTCAGGAGTATGAAAAACTACTACATTCTGACAAGAAAGTGCTGATTGATTTTTACGCAGAATGGTGCGCCCCTTGCAAAAAAATGACCCCTTACCTATTGAAAATGCAAAAAGATTTGGCCGACAAAGTGGTAATCATCCGATTGGACGCCGATAAAAATAAAACCCTGATGGCTGAAATGAAAATCAGTGAACTTCCTACGCTATTATTATATGAAAACAAAGAAATAAAATGGCAACATTCCGGATACATTAGTGAAGAAGATTTAAAAAAACAACTCTAA
- a CDS encoding tetratricopeptide repeat protein has translation MATYSKRGYKAPKEKEVTAVVEDVKVDEKDSATAGVFSTLDETASKTEDWVAKNQKIIIGLVAGVALITVGYLAYQKFIAAPKQDEAANEMFVAQQNFQKATDGVASDSLYALSLNGSEGKFGFVKIAAEYSGTDAGNLANYYAGIAYLNTGKYTEAIDYLGKFSSEDVVLSALAKGAIGDAYAQKNQPKEALENYLKAVEVSKNDFTTPRFLLKAGKTALALGNKEDALKYFTDVKDNYDASPEAASVDVLIGLAQ, from the coding sequence ATGGCTACTTATAGTAAAAGAGGATATAAAGCACCAAAAGAAAAAGAAGTAACAGCGGTTGTTGAAGATGTAAAAGTAGATGAAAAAGACAGTGCAACAGCGGGAGTTTTCTCCACGTTAGATGAAACAGCTTCAAAAACAGAGGACTGGGTTGCTAAAAACCAAAAGATAATTATAGGATTAGTGGCAGGTGTTGCCTTAATCACAGTTGGATATTTGGCGTATCAAAAATTTATTGCTGCACCAAAACAAGATGAAGCTGCCAATGAAATGTTTGTTGCTCAACAAAATTTTCAAAAAGCTACAGACGGAGTTGCCAGCGACTCTTTATATGCCTTATCTTTGAATGGTTCTGAAGGTAAATTTGGTTTTGTGAAAATTGCTGCTGAATATTCAGGTACAGATGCAGGTAATTTAGCTAATTATTACGCAGGTATTGCTTATTTGAATACTGGAAAATATACAGAAGCAATTGATTATTTAGGAAAATTCAGTTCAGAAGATGTTGTTTTAAGTGCTTTGGCAAAAGGAGCAATAGGCGATGCATACGCTCAGAAAAATCAACCTAAAGAAGCTTTAGAAAACTATTTGAAAGCGGTTGAAGTAAGTAAAAATGATTTCACTACGCCACGTTTCTTGTTGAAAGCCGGAAAAACAGCTTTGGCTTTAGGAAATAAAGAAGACGCTTTGAAATATTTTACAGATGTAAAAGACAATTATGATGCAAGTCCAGAAGCTGCTTCAGTAGATGTTTTAATTGGATTGGCACAATAA
- the recF gene encoding DNA replication/repair protein RecF (All proteins in this family for which functions are known are DNA-binding proteins that assist the filamentation of RecA onto DNA for the initiation of recombination or recombinational repair.), with protein sequence MYLKKISLFNYKNFSEANFDFDSKINCFVGRNGIGKTNVLDAIYHLSYGKSYFNPLAVQNIKHGEEFFVIDAEFEKNERAEQIVCSLKKGQKKILKRNGKAYDKFSDHIGFVPLVIISPADRDLIVEGSETRRKFMDSVISQLDSHYLQQLIQYQKIISQRNALLKYFALNHVFDNDTLSIYNEQLHGFAHYIFEKRKSFIEAFIPIFNAHHQAITGSQETVQLVYESHLFENDLVTLLQESLNKDRALHYTSMGIHKDDLSFEIDHYPIKKFGSQGQQKSFLIALKLAQFEFLKKQSGVKPILLFDDIFDKLDESRVAKIIEMVNSDTFGQLFISDTHPERTETIVKSTHQSYRIFNL encoded by the coding sequence ATGTATTTAAAAAAAATTTCTCTATTCAATTATAAAAACTTTTCCGAAGCCAATTTTGACTTTGACAGCAAAATAAATTGCTTCGTGGGCAGAAATGGTATCGGAAAAACAAATGTGCTGGATGCCATTTATCATTTGTCCTACGGAAAAAGCTATTTTAATCCGCTTGCAGTGCAAAACATAAAGCACGGCGAAGAGTTTTTTGTAATTGATGCCGAATTTGAAAAGAATGAAAGAGCCGAACAAATCGTTTGCAGTTTAAAAAAAGGCCAAAAGAAAATATTAAAACGCAATGGCAAAGCATACGACAAATTTTCGGATCACATTGGGTTTGTACCTTTAGTGATTATTTCGCCTGCCGACAGAGATTTGATTGTAGAAGGCAGCGAAACCAGACGCAAATTTATGGACAGCGTGATTTCGCAATTGGATTCCCATTATTTGCAGCAACTCATTCAATACCAAAAAATAATAAGCCAACGCAACGCTTTATTGAAATACTTTGCCTTAAACCATGTTTTTGACAATGATACGCTCTCTATATATAATGAGCAACTCCATGGATTTGCCCATTATATTTTTGAAAAAAGAAAATCCTTTATCGAGGCCTTTATTCCTATTTTTAATGCGCACCACCAAGCCATTACCGGATCACAGGAAACGGTTCAATTGGTATATGAAAGCCATTTATTCGAAAACGATTTGGTGACACTTTTACAGGAAAGCCTCAATAAAGACAGAGCTTTGCATTATACCAGCATGGGAATTCACAAAGACGATTTGTCGTTTGAAATTGATCATTATCCAATAAAGAAATTTGGCTCACAAGGCCAGCAAAAATCATTTTTGATTGCTTTAAAATTAGCCCAATTTGAATTTTTAAAGAAGCAAAGCGGCGTAAAACCGATTTTGCTTTTTGATGACATCTTTGATAAATTAGACGAAAGTCGGGTGGCAAAAATCATCGAAATGGTCAATAGCGACACTTTTGGACAGCTTTTTATTTCTGATACACATCCGGAACGCACCGAAACTATTGTGAAATCAACACACCAGAGTTATAGAATTTTTAATTTATAA
- a CDS encoding DUF2461 domain-containing protein codes for MLSKDTLQFLDDLKANNNRDWFLDNKKRYETFKKDYQQLVSDFLDAMKPLDPSLEMLEVKNCTFRINRDIRFSKDKSPYKSHLGVWLSSGAKNQNRSGYYVHIEKGASFIAGGLYCPQPDDLKKMRKEIAFFYDDLDEILNEKKFKKEFGDFDRNEANTLKNPPRGYEKDHPAIELLKLKSFESSQKFDISEITKKDFVATMSQKLIALKPLNDFINRALTSDEF; via the coding sequence ATGCTTTCAAAAGACACCTTGCAATTTCTGGATGATTTAAAAGCCAACAACAACAGAGATTGGTTTTTGGACAATAAAAAAAGATACGAAACATTCAAAAAAGACTACCAACAACTCGTATCCGATTTTCTGGATGCCATGAAACCTTTGGACCCATCATTAGAAATGCTGGAGGTAAAAAATTGTACTTTTAGAATCAATCGGGACATTCGATTTTCTAAAGACAAATCGCCTTACAAATCCCATTTAGGCGTTTGGCTTTCGTCGGGTGCAAAAAATCAGAATCGCTCGGGGTATTATGTGCATATCGAAAAAGGAGCCAGCTTTATCGCCGGTGGATTGTATTGCCCGCAACCGGATGATTTAAAAAAAATGCGCAAAGAAATTGCTTTTTTCTATGACGATTTAGACGAAATTCTAAACGAAAAAAAATTCAAAAAAGAATTTGGGGATTTTGACAGAAACGAAGCAAATACCTTAAAAAACCCACCCAGAGGATACGAAAAAGACCATCCTGCGATTGAATTATTAAAATTAAAAAGCTTTGAATCCAGTCAGAAATTCGATATTTCGGAGATTACAAAAAAAGATTTTGTGGCTACCATGAGTCAAAAACTGATTGCTTTAAAACCCTTGAATGATTTTATCAACAGAGCTTTAACTTCCGATGAATTCTAA